One genomic region from Prunus persica cultivar Lovell chromosome G3, Prunus_persica_NCBIv2, whole genome shotgun sequence encodes:
- the LOC18781734 gene encoding LOW QUALITY PROTEIN: putative pentatricopeptide repeat-containing protein At3g15930 (The sequence of the model RefSeq protein was modified relative to this genomic sequence to represent the inferred CDS: inserted 1 base in 1 codon; deleted 2 bases in 1 codon), with protein MTFFLALKVKTHWLYSSLSFSVHHSLKSKMISMASVAPTHFPTHPHLQSFENPPVTLFENCKSMDQLKQIHAQTMKTGLTAHPMVLNRIIVFCCTDEFGDMKYARRVFDTIPEPSVFLWNTMMKGYSRIRYPDYGVSMYFTMQRLSVKPDCYTFPFLLKGFTREIALECGKELHASVLKYGFDSNVFVQNALVHMYSICGLIDMARGVFDMICEKEVATWNVMISGYNRVKKYDESWKLFNCMQKKGVLPTSVTLVSVLSACSKLKDLDTGKQVHKCVKECLIEPTLVLENALVDMYVACGEMNAALKFFENMKTKDVISWTTIVKGFANSGQVDLARNYFDEMPERDYISWTAIIDGCLQVNRFKEALEFFRQMQTSYVKPDEYTMVSILTACAHLGALELGEWIKTYIDKNKIKNDTFVRNALIDMYFKCGNAEKALRVFDAMLHRDKFTWTAVIVGLATNGHGREALGMFSRMVESLVTPDQITFIGVLCACTHSGMVDEGRKFFASMITQHGIEPNVTHYGCMVDLLGRAGHLIEAFEVIQNMPMKPNSVVWGALLGACRMHKDAELAEMAAKEMLELEQDNGAVYVLLCNIYATCNKWENLREVRQMMMNRGIKKTPGCSLIELNGIVHEFISGDRSHPQSEKIYSKLDEMIKDLKFAGYSPDTSEVFLDIGEEDKESAVCRHSEKLAIAFGLISSGPGVTXRIMNNLRICVDCHSMAKLVSKVYDREVIVRDGTRFHHFGQGS; from the exons TCCATGGACCAACTCAAGCAAATCCATGCCCAAACAATGAAAACAGGCCTCACAGCACATCCAATGGTGCTTAACAGAATTATAGTCTTCTGTTGTACTGATGAATTTGGCGACATGAAGTATGCCCGTCGGGTGTTTGACACAATTCCTGAACCAAGTGTTTTTCTTTGGAATACCATGATGAAAGGCTATAGTAGGATACGTTATCCTGATTATGGGGTTTCTATGTATTTCACAATGCAAAGGTTGAGTGTCAAGCCCGACTGCTATACATTCCCGTTCTTGTTGAAGGGATTTACGCGTGAAATTGCTTTGGAATGTGGCAAAGAGTTGCACGCTTCTGTGTTGAAGTATGGGTTTGATTCTAATGTTTTTGTTCAAAATGCATTGGTGCACATGTATTCTATTTGTGGTTTAATTGATATGGCACGTGGGGTTTTTGATATGATTTGTGAGAAGGAGGTTGCTACTTGGAATGTAATGATTTCTGGGTACAATAGAGTCAAGAAGTATGATGAATCCTGGAAGCTCTTCAATTGCATGCAGAAAAAGGGAGTATTGCCCACTTCAGTTACTCTTGTCTCGGTGCTATCAGCCTGCTCCAAATTGAAGGATTTAGATACCGGGAAACAGGTTCATAAGTGTGTCAAGGAGTGCCTGATTGAACCCACTTTAGTTTTGGAAAATGCTTTGGTTGATATGTATGTAGCTTGTGGGGAAATGAATGCTGcgcttaaattttttgaaaatatgaaaactaagGATGTAATTTCTTGGACTACAATTGTTAAGGGGTTTGCCAATTCAGGACAAGTTGATTTAGCTCGAAACTACTTCGATGAGATGCCAGAAAGAGACTATATTTCTTGGACTGCAATAATAGATGGGTGCCTCCAGGTAAACCGGTTCAAAGAGGCATTGGAATTTTTCCGCCAAATGCAGACTTCATATGTAAAACCAGATGAGTACACTATGGTAAGCATTTTAACAGCCTGTGCACATCTAGGAGCGCTTGAACTAGGAGAATGGATAAAAACCTACATTGACAAAAACAAGATCAAGAATGACACCTTTGTTAGAAATGCTTTAATAGACATGTATTTCAAGTGTGGAAATGCTGAAAAAGCTTTGAGGGTTTTTGATGCGATGCTTCATAGGGACAAATTTACATGGACGGCAGTGATTGTTGGCCTTGCTACTAATGGACATGGTAGAGAAGCTCTTGGCATGTTCTCTCGGATGGTAGAATCTTTGGTAACTCCAGACCAGATAACTTTCATTGGTGTTCTCTGTGCGTGTACTCACTCTGGCATGGTAGATGAAGGAAGAAAGTTTTTCGCTAGTATGATCACCCAACATGGGATTGAGCCTAATGTTACGCATTATGGGTGCATGGTGGATCTTCTTGGCCGAGCAGGGCATCTAATCGAAGCTTTTGAGGTTATACAGAATATGCCAATGAAACCAAATTCAGTTGTGTGGGGAGCTCTTCTTGGTGCTTGTAGAATGCATAAAGATGCAGAACTGGCTGAAATGGCAGCTAAAGAGATGCTCGAGTTGGAGCAGGACAATGGGGCTGTTTACGTTCTCTTGTGCAATATATATGCAACTTGCAATAAATGGGAAAATTTGCGTGAAGTCAGGCAAATGATGATGAATAGGGGAATCAAGAAAACCCCTGGTTGCAGTTTGATAGAGTTGAATGGTATCGTCCATGAGTTCATATCTGGGGATCGGTCACATCCTCAATCCGAAAAAATCTATTCCAAGTTGGATGAAATGATCAAAGACTTGAAATTTGCAGGGTATTCGCCGGATACATCTGAGGTTTTTCTTGATATAGGGGAGGAGGAT AAAGAAAGTGCAGTATGCAGGCACAGTGAGAAGTTAGCAATTGCCTTTGGACTGATCAGCTCAGGACCTGGTGTGA ATAGAATCATGAATAATCTTAGAATCTGTGTGGATTGCCACAGCATGGCAAAGTTGGTCTCCAAGGTTTATGATAGAGAGGTGATTGTTAGGGATGGAACTCGGTTTCACCATTTCGGACAAGGCTCATGA
- the LOC18781713 gene encoding checkpoint protein hus1, which produces MKFKAFLTENGVNLLEKRFLPALDKMGKICHLYLNRDHAIFLHNLLNGDGVQSIAQFRKEALFDDYRISSQNEDRIAFAVDISLLHRALRSSVSICTEFGNGPTANRLQIKLVKKLPPNSTQPMPFLTFETKGYKSAVIQDVPISKPMSRAQVLELQTALDMAQDLPQTLVQVPDLNQLQNFVDRMRHVGELLNISISKYGDLHIQISTTLITLGAEFQKLLVLGERADAPSEDLNLSAQTRSARAILRGDAQSVQVSVKHFGKSLQCHLAKPDCAFYGIAPQGACLTVIFQFFIPGSHQMDKSISLHCRLPVLDQGSG; this is translated from the coding sequence ATGAAGTTCAAGGCATTTCTTACAGAGAATGGTGTAAATCTTTTGGAAAAGAGGTTCCTACCAGCACTAGACAAGATGGGAAAGATATGCCATCTCTATCTCAATAGAGACCATGCTATCTTCCTCCACAACCTTCTCAATGGTGATGGAGTTCAGTCTATTGCTCAGTTTCGCAAAGAAGCTCTTTTCGATGACTATCGAATCTCCAGCCAGAATGAGGACCGCATTGCCTTTGCAGTAGACATTTCTCTTCTCCACCGTGCTCTTCGTAGTAGTGTCAGCATCTGTACTGAGTTTGGAAATGGGCCTACCGCCAATCGTCTCCAGATTAAATTGGTTAAGAAGCTGCCTCCAAATTCTACTCAACCAATGCCTTTCCTTACTTTTGAGACCAAGGGTTATAAATCTGCTGTAATTCAGGATGTGCCAATCTCAAAACCTATGTCCAGAGCTCAGGTTCTTGAACTTCAAACTGCTCTTGATATGGCTCAAGATTTGCCTCAGACTCTGGTTCAGGTTCCGGATTTGAATCAGTTGCAGAACTTTGTGGATCGGATGAGGCATGTGGGCGAGTTGCTTAATATTTCCATAAGCAAGTATGGGGATTTACACATTCAGATTTCCACCACATTAATCACACTTGGTGCTGAGTTTCAGAAGCTGTTGGTCTTAGGTGAAAGAGCTGATGCTCCATCTGAAGATCTAAACCTCAGTGCTCAGACTCGGTCAGCAAGGGCGATTTTGAGGGGAGATGCTCAATCTGTGCAAGTGAGTGTGAAGCATTTTGGCAAGAGCCTTCAGTGCCACTTGGCTAAGCCGGATTGCGCTTTCTATGGGATTGCTCCACAAGGTGCTTGCTTGACGGTGATCTTCCAGTTTTTCATTCCTGGTTCCCATCAAATGGACAAGTCAATCAGTCTACATTGCAGACTTCCTGTACTGGACCAAGGGTCAGGTTGA
- the LOC18782368 gene encoding protein FAR1-RELATED SEQUENCE 6: MDEVSLNTEPAGDDDADEFEIEGDCAMTDFISQTGIIQGENPLPPVVGMEFDSYEDVYYFYNCYAKQQGFGVRVSNTWYRKSKERYRGKLSCSSAGFKKKSEANRPRPETRTGCPAMIKFRLMDSNRWRVIEVELEHNHLISPASGKFYKSHKSVGVGTKRALQLDTAEEVQKIRLFRTVIIDSEGNGSIDVDEGESGNRVDYSNQLKLKEGDAQAVQNYFSRLQLMDPNFFYVVDLNEKGCLRNLFWADARTRVAYSYFCDIVAIDATCLENKFEVPLVSFIGVNHHGQSVLLGCGLLASETVESYTWLFRAWLTCILGRPPQAIITSQCRTLQTAISDVFPRASHCLCLSHIMQKFPENLGGLFEYEAIKESFSRAVYYSLRVEEFEAAWEDMVQRHGIRDHKWLQALFDDRKRWVPVYLKDIFLAGMSPVQPSEVVSSYFKEFLHKDTPLKEFLDKYDQALQTHHRLEALADLDSRNSSYMLKSGCYFELQLSKVYTNDILRKFESEVEGMYSCFSTSQLNPDGPVITHIVKEQTEVDGNRREVRDYEVLYNPSEMEVLCICGMFNLRGYLCRHALSVLNQNGVEEIPAQYVLSRWRKDIERNYIFDHSCSGIDINNPVHRYDHLYKCIVQVVEEGRKSQDRYKVAFGALDEILNKLCLTEDPAL; encoded by the coding sequence ATGGATGAAGTTTCTCTGAACACGGAGCCAGCGGGCGATGATGATGCTGATGAATTTGAGATTGAAGGAGACTGTGCAATGACAGATTTTATCAGTCAAACTGGCATTATTCAAGGCGAGAACCCTCTCCCTCCTGTTGTTGGAATGGAATTTGATTCTTACGAGGATGTGTATTACTTCTACAATTGCTATGCCAAGCAACAGGGATTCGGGGTTAGGGTAAGCAATACGTGGTATAGAAAGAGCAAGGAAAGATACAGAGGAAAACTTAGCTGCAGTAGCGCAGGTTTCAAAAAGAAGAGTGAAGCAAATCGCCCAAGGCCAGAAACTAGAACCGGTTGTCCAGCAATGATAAAGTTTAGGTTAATGGACTCGAACAGGTGGAGAGTTATTGAAGTTGAGCTTGAGCACAACCATTTGATTAGTCCAGCAAGtggaaaattttataaatctcACAAGAGCGTAGGTGTGGGAACTAAAAGAGCGTTGCAGTTAGATACTGCTGAAGAAGTGCAAAAGATCAGGCTATTTCGAACAGTGATCATTGATTCTGAGGGTAATGGAAGCATAGATGTTGATGAAGGAGAATCTGGGAATAGAGTTGACTACTCCAATCAATTGAAGCTTAAAGAAGGAGATGCCCAAGCAGTTCAGAATTACTTTTCTCGCTTGCAGTTAATGGATCCAAACTTCTTTTATGTGGTGGATCTAAATGAGAAAGGATGCTTGAGAAATTTGTTCTGGGCTGATGCGAGGACAAGGGTTGCTTACAGTTATTTCTGTGATATAGTTGCCATTGACGCTACATGCTTGGAAAACAAGTTTGAAGTCCCGCTGGTGTCATTTATTGGAGTAAATCATCACGGACAATCTGTGCTGCTAGGCTGTGGTTTACTTGCAAGTGAGACAGTTGAATCCTATACATGGTTGTTTAGAGCTTGGCTCACATGCATACTGGGACGCCCTCCTCAAGCGATCATTACTAGTCAATGCAGAACATTGCAAACTGCCATTTCTGATGTTTTCCCGAGAGCTTCTCATTGTCTTTGCTTATCACATATAATGCAAAAATTTCCAGAAAATTTGGGAGGATTGTTCGAGTATGAAGCAATTAAAGAATCTTTTAGTAGAGCAGTTTACTACTCTCTGAGGGTGGAGGAATTTGAAGCAGCTTGGGAGGATATGGTCCAGCGCCATGGAATTAGAGATCATAAATGGCTTCAAGCATTATTCGACGATCGGAAGCGGTGGGTTCCAGTATATTTGAAGGATATATTTTTGGCAGGGATGTCCCCTGTGCAACCAAGTGAGGTTGTCTCTTCATACTTCAAAGAATTTCTTCATAAAGATACTCCTTTAAAGGAATTTTTAGATAAGTATGATCAAGCTCTGCAAACGCATCATCGGCTGGAAGCCTTGGCAGATTTGGATTCAAGAAATTCGAGTTATATGTTGAAGTCAGGATGCTATTTTGAGTTGCAACTCTCCAAAGTGTACACTAATGACATTCTTAGGAAGTTTGAATCGGAGGTAGAAGGAATGTACTCTTGTTTCAGCACTAGTCAGTTAAATCCTGATGGGCCAGTCATAACACACATAGTGAAGGAACAAACTGAAGTTGATGGAAATAGGAGAGAGGTGAGAGACTATGAGGTTTTGTATAATCCATCTGAGATGGAGGTCCTTTGCATCTGTGGCATGTTCAACTTGAGGGGATATTTGTGCAGGCACGCACTATCAGTCCTTAACCAAAATGGCGTGGAGGAGATCCCGGCTCAATACGTCCTTTCGCGATGGAGAAAGGATATTGAACGCAATTACATTTTTGATCATAGCTGCAGTGGCATTGACATTAATAACCCTGTTCACAGGTATGACCATTTGTATAAATGCATTGTGCAAGTTGTGGAAGAAGGGAGGAAATCACAAGACCGATACAAGGTTGCATTTGGGGCTTTGGATGAGATATTGAATAAGCTTTGTCTTACAGAGGATCCTGCCCTGTAA
- the LOC18783617 gene encoding protein FAR1-RELATED SEQUENCE 8 — protein MTGENTFSPSDQAFSANSNLHITIQEGSQNSEQLLENENNDLENDCEQLFEIEGNEPESERDDTSDQLFDIQSNDHENDGGDINEHLFEIEGNDHESSRDDRTIIDYQNGGSQEKAYPPPVVGLEFDSYDDAYNYYNCYAKELGFAIRVKSSWTKRNSKEKRGAVLCCNCEGFKTIKDANSRKKETRTGCLAMIRLRLVESNRWRVDEVKLEHNHLFDPERAQNSKSHKRMDSGAKRKMEPTVDVEVRTIKLYRTPVVDAVGYGSSNSNEGETNNHVDRSKRLKLKNGDARAIYKYFCRVQLTDPNFFYVIDLNDEGYSRNVFWIDSRSRAAYNYFGDVVSFETTCLSNNYEIPLVAFVGVNHHGQTILLGCGLLADETLETYIWLFRAWLTCMSGRPPQTIITNQCKAMQSALAEVFPRAHHRLSSSHVMQSILENMGAIQEYEAFQMILSRTVYDSIKVDEFELAWEHMIQRFGIRDHEFIQTLYDDREQWVPVYSKDTFFAVMPNFQKGESTNPFFDGYVHQQTSLEEFLDVYDVVLEKKRQEEARNDFESRELTPMLRTRCYYELQLSKFYTKDVFIKFQDEVVMMSSCFSITQVHTNGPIVTYMIKEREGEEIMRDNNRNFEVMYDKAGAEVRCMCSCFNLNGYLCRHALCILNYNGVEEIPFQYILSRWRKDFKRLYVPDLGSNNVDITNPVQWFDHLYRRAMQVVQEGMISQDHYMVSWQAFKESLNKVRLVADKHV, from the exons ATGACCGGCGAAAACACTTTTTCTCCGAGCGACCAGGCCTTCTCAGCAAACTCTAACCTCCATATCACT ATACAAGAAGGTTCCCAAAACAGCGAGCAACTGCTGGAGAATGAAAACAATGACCTTGAAAATGACTGTGAGCAATTATTTGAGATTGAAGGCAATGAGCCTGAAAGTGAAAGAGATGATACAAGTGATCAATTATTTGACATTCAAAGTAATGACCATGAAAATGACGGAGGTGATATAAATGAGCATCTGTTTGAAATTGAAGGCAATGACCATGAAAGTAGCAGGGATGATAGAACAATAATTGATTATCAAAATGGTGGATCTCAAGAAAAGGCCTATCCCCCACCAGTTGTGGGTTTGGAGTTTGATTCATATGATGATGCCTacaattattataattgttATGCTAAGGAACTTGGATTTGCTATCAGGGTGAAATCCTCATGGACAAAGCGTAACAGCAAGGAGAAGCGTGGTGCAGTGCTCTGTTGCAATTGTGAGGGTTTTAAAACAATTAAAGATGCAAACAGCCGcaagaaagaaacaagaacaGGCTGTCTAGCAATGATAAGGTTGAGATTAGTAGAATCTAACAGATGGAGAGTGGACGAAGTCAAGCTTGAACACAACCATTTATTCGATCCTGAAAGAGCTCAGAACTCCAAGTCGCACAAGAGGATGGACTCAGGAGCTAAAAGAAAGATGGAGCCAACTGTTGATGTTGAAGTACGCACAATCAAGTTATATCGGACACCTGTCGTAGATGCAGTTGGTTATGGAAGCTCAAACTCAAATGAGGGAGAAACTAACAACCATGTTGATCGGTCCAAGCGATTGAAACTCAAAAATGGAGATGCAAGAGCAATTTATAAGTATTTTTGCCGGGTTCAGCTAACCGATCCTAATTTTTTCTATGTGATCGATCTCAATGATGAAGGGTATTCGAGGAATGTGTTTTGGATTGATTCCAGGTCTAGGGCAGCGTACAATTACTTTGGTGACGTGGTTTCATTTGAGACTACATGCTTGTCAAACAATTATGAGATTCCACTTGTTGCATTTGTTGGAGTAAATCACCATGGACAAACTATCTTGCTTGGTTGTGGTTTGCTAGCCGATGAGACACTAGAAACATATATATGGTTATTTAGGGCATGGCTTACGTGTATGTCTGGTCGCCCTCCACAAACTATCATCACAAACCAGTGCAAGGCCATGCAAAGTGCTCTAGCAGAGGTATTTCCCAGGGCTCATCATCGTCTTTCTTCTTCACATGTCATGCAAAGTATTCTTGAGAATATGGGAGCAATACAAGAATATGAGGcatttcaaatgattttgagTAGGACTGTATATGACTCAATAAAAGTAGATGAGTTTGAATTGGCTTGGGAGCATATGATTCAGAGATTTGGAATAAGGGATCATGAGTTTATTCAAACTTTGTATGATGATCGAGAGCAATGGGTTCCAGTTTACTCAAAAGACACATTTTTTGCTGTAATGCCCAATTTTCAGAAAGGTGAGTCCACAAACCCATTTTTCGATGGTTATGTGCATCAACAAACTTCGTTGGAAGAGTTTCTTGACGTTTATGATGTAGTCTTAGAAAAGAAGCGTCAGGAAGAAGCTCGTAATGATTTTGAGTCGAGAGAATTGACTCCAATGTTAAGAACAAGATGCTATTACGAGTTGCAACTCTCTAAGTTTTACACAAAAGATGTATTCATAAAGTTTCAAGATGAGGTTGTGATGATGTCTTCTTGCTTTAGCATAACTCAAGTTCACACAAATGGACCAATTGTGACATACATGATCAAAGAACGTGAAGGGGAGGAAATTATGAGGGATAATAATAGGAACTTTGAAGTTATGTATGACAAAGCAGGAGCAGAAGTTCGTTGTATGTGCAGTTGCTTTAATTTAAATGGCTACCTATGCCGACACGCCTTATGCATCCTGAACTATAATGGTGTGGAAGAAATACCATTTCAGTATATCTTGTCGAGATGGAGAAAAGACTTTAAGCGGTTGTATGTACCAGATCTTGGGAGCAATAATGTTGATATCACAAACCCAGTTCAGTGGTTTGATCATTTGTATAGAAGAGCGATGCAAGTTGTTCAGGAAGGGATGATTTCTCAGGATCACTATATGGTATCTTGGCAAGCATTTAAAGAGTCTTTGAATAAGGTCCGTCTAGTAGCAGATAAGCATGTATAG
- the LOC18781732 gene encoding protein FAR1-RELATED SEQUENCE 6 has product MEVASANIEQVPDGECNDIVTDRDGVLTELDVQNGVLEGRKEFVAPAVGMEFESYDDAYNYYNCYAKEVGFRVRVKNSWFKRNSREKYGAVLCCSSQGFKRIKDVNRLRKETRTGCPAMLRMRLVDSKRWRVLEVTLEHNHLLGAKIYKSIKKVGSGMKRKSQSSSDAEKRTIKLYRALVIDSGVDGTSNLNPTDIRNFPDHPNQLNLKKGDTQAIYNYLCRMQLTNPNFFYLMDLNDDGRLRNVFWMDARCRAACGYFADVIYFDNTYLSNKYEIPLVAFVGINHHGQTVLLGCALLAGETTESYTWLFRAWLTCVSGQFPQTIITDRCKALQSAIAEVFPRCHHRFGLSHIIKKVPEKLGGLRNYDAIRKALIKAVYETLKVIEFEAAWGFMIQRFGVGDHEWLHSLYEDRFRWAPVYLKETFFAGMSAARPGETLSPFFDRYVHKQTPLKEFLDKYELALQKKHKEEALADIESRSSSPTLKTRCSFEFQLSKVYTREIFKNFQFEVEEMYSCFSTTQLHVDGPIIIFLVKERVVVEGNRREIRDYEVLYNRTAGEVRCICSCFNFYGYLCRHALCVLNFNGVEEIPSKYILSRWKKDFKRIYIPDHGSSNADDTDRMQWFNQLYRSALQIVEEGVISLDHYKVALQAFEESLNRVHDVEDKHE; this is encoded by the coding sequence ATGGAAGTAGCCTCTGCTAACATTGAGCAAGTACCAGATGGTGAGTGCAATGATATTGTAACTGATAGAGATGGTGTCCTGACAGAATTAGATGTTCAAAATGGTGTCCTTGAAGGAAGAAAGGAATTTGTTGCCCCCGCTGTTGGAATGGAATTTGAGTCTTATGATGATGCTTATAATTATTACAACTGCTATGCTAAGGAAGTGGGATTTCGTGTTAGAGTGAAGAATTCATGGTTTAAGAGGAACAGTAGAGAGAAGTATGGTGCAGTACTTTGTTGCAGCAGCCAGGGTTTCAAAAGAATTAAAGATGTAAACCgtttaagaaaagaaacaagaactGGCTGTCCTGCAATGTTAAGGATGAGGTTAGTGGACTCCAAGAGGTGGAGGGTACTTGAAGTTACACTTGAACATAACCATTTGTTAGGTGCTAAGATCTACAAATCAATTAAGAAGGTGGGAAGTGGAATGAAAAGGAAGTCACAGTCAAGTTCAGATGCAGAAAAACGAACAATTAAGTTGTACCGAGCACTTGTGATAGATTCAGGGGTCGATGGGAcctcaaatttgaatccaacaGATATCAGGAATTTTCCTGATCATCCCAATCAGTTGAACCTTAAAAAAGGTGACACACAAGCAATCTATAACTATCTTTGCCGAATGCAGTTGACTAATCCGAACTTCTTTTACTTGATGGACCTCAATGATGATGGGCGGTTAAGGAATGTGTTCTGGATGGATGCTCGGTGTAGGGCAGCCTGTGGTTATTTTGCTGATGTGATATACTTTGACAACACATATTTGTCAAATAAATATGAGATCCCACTAGTGGCATTTGTAGGGATAAATCACCATGGGCAGACAGTATTGCTTGGTTGTGCCCTGCTTGCTGGGGAGACAACGGAATCTTATACTTGGTTGTTCAGAGCTTGGCTTACATGTGTATCAGGACAGTTTCCACAAACAATTATTACTGACAGATGCAAGGCTTTACAGAGTGCAATAGCAGAGGTATTTCCAAGATGCCATCATCGGTTTGGTTTGTCACACATCATTAAAAAAGTTCCCGAAAAATTAGGAGGATTGCGCAACTATGATGCCATTAGGAAGGCATTGATTAAAGCAGTTTATGAAACTCTGAAGGTGATTGAATTTGAAGCAGCATGGGGATTCATGATTCAGCGTTTTGGGGTTGGTGATCATGAGTGGCTTCATTCTTTATATGAAGACCGATTTCGGTGGGCTCCAGTTTATTTGAAAGAGACATTTTTTGCTGGAATGTCGGCTGCACGTCCAGGTGAAACCTTAAGTCCATTTTTTGACAGATATGTGCACAAACAAACTCCACTGAAAGAATTTCTTGATAAGTATGAATTGGCTCTGCAAAAGAAGCACAAGGAAGAAGCTCTTGCAGATATTGAGTCACGAAGCTCAAGTCCCACTTTAAAAACAAGATGTTCCTTTGAGTTCCAGCTTTCAAAAGTTTACACAAGAGAAATTTTCaagaattttcaatttgaagtgGAGGAGATGTATTCTTGTTTTAGCACTACACAGTTACACGTTGACGGGCCAATCATAATATTCTTGGTCAAGGAGCGTGTTGTGGTTGAGGGAAATAGGCGAGAGATTAGAGATTATGAAGTTCTGTACAACAGAACAGCAGGCGAGGTTCGTTGCATTTGCAGTTGCTTTAACTTCTATGGGTATTTATGTCGACATGCATTGTGTGTGCTTAATTTTAATGGAGTGGAAGAGATCCCTTCCAAGTACATTTTGTCGCGATGGAAAAAGGATTTCAAGCGTATATATATTCCAGATCATGGCTCCAGTAATGCTGATGACACCGACCGCATGCAATGGTTTAATCAGTTATATAGAAGTGCCTTGCAAATTGTAGAGGAAGGTGTGATTTCTCTTGACCATTACAAGGTAGCATTGCAAGCATTTGAAGAGTCATTGAATAGGGTTCATGATGTAGAGGACAAACACGAATGA